From Maylandia zebra isolate NMK-2024a linkage group LG11, Mzebra_GT3a, whole genome shotgun sequence, one genomic window encodes:
- the si:ch211-79k12.2 gene encoding uncharacterized protein si:ch211-79k12.2 isoform X2 encodes MDKDKCSDIHGQCSWMEMHQFLGDLITSGNSSKNPPDVFNAAWGVAGGGAADGALAFKATSLEPLRPVQEKMGAGASQRARETRDRREALDLHHACTCPGCPFSSLPPSFETLTSRQPLSLPPHSETISHPKDLSIAGPVSLSMCLPESTLPSSTTTTTSELETGLPSRSQNEDVDRGTQSQNQNSDVPPSRASLSHLSMFPHLCCHPGLQTCTQTLGRQEGTDSPFSHTHAHHHFHHHHCPLTSCLPCPQLAHSHSARLSGAFPCLSCPHSFHACNQVCHRQHRQAQQQEERVRTSTTLLSSLHPCMHCSASFSRPSQLLQHQRSEHAHKPAGFICTECGRAFNSHSNLRIHLNVHTGARPYSCSDCGKSFSQSGALKIHRRIHTGEKPYSCGFCGRGFPHLAGVRAHQRTHTGEKPYRCNQCGKCFTQSGALKIHTRIHTGERPFICSICGKGFSNRSGIRFHYRTVHGLAPEVTGETGGVYRGPTGRACQPGRPRTTPPTGAALNAPNSPGIDSHAVLNTRDSSDLIASHPTSTPISGNEGKSQPEGAREGLPYACEDCGLRFKDALSRNRHQSLVHYSHEGREEEGQREEFSTDAESERE; translated from the exons ATGGACAAAGACAAGTGTAGCGATATT CATGGTCAGTGCTCCTGGATGGAGATGCATCAGTTCCTCGGTGACCTTATCACATCTGGAAACTCCTCAAAAAATCCGCCAGATGTGTTTAATGCAGCATGGGGCGTGGCAGGAGGTGGTGCTGCTGATGGTGCTCTTGCGTTCAAAGCTACATCGCTTGAGCCACTTAGACCTGTTCAGGAAAAGATGGGTGCAGGGGCATCACAGAGGGCGAGAGAGACCAGAGACCGGAGAGAAG CTTTAGATCTGCATCATGCCTGCACCTGCCCTGGCTGCCCTTTCTCCAGTCTCCCTCCTTCATTTGAGACCCTAACATCCAGACAGCCTCTGTCCTTGCCGCCACACTCAGAGACCATATCCCACCCAAAAGATCTCAGTATTGCTGGTCCAGTGAGCCTTAGCATGTGTTTACCAGAGTCCACCTTACCCAGCAGCACGACCACCACTACATCTGAGCTAGAGACGGGCCTGCCCAGCCGATCACAGAACGAGGATGTAGACAGAGGGACTCAGAGCCAGAACCAAAACTCTGATGTGCCTCCTTCAAGAGCGTCTTTGTCCCATCTTTCTATGTTTCCCCACTTGTGTTGTCACCCCGGCCTGCAAACCTGTACCCAGACACTAGGCCGCCAGGAGGGCACAGACTCCCCGTTTTCTCACACCCATGCTCACCATCACTTTCACCACCACCACTGCCCTTTAACGTCCTGTTTACCCTGCCCCCAGCTCGCCCACTCGCACTCTGCTCGGCTCTCTGGCGCGTTTCCATGCTTGTCTTGCCCTCACTCCTTTCATGCCTGTAATCAGGTGTGCCACCGTCAGCACAGGCAAgcacagcagcaggaggagaggGTTAGGACTTCTACAACCTTGCTGTCGTCACTGCATCCCTGCATGCACTGCTCCGCCTCATTTTCTAGACCGTCCCAGCTGCTACAACACCAGCGCTCCGAGCACGCTCACAAACCAGCCGGGTTCATTTGCACAGAGTGCGGCAGGGCCTTCAATTCACACAGCAACCTCCGCATACACCTCAATGTGCACACTGGTGCACGGCCCTACTCATGCTCCGACTGTGGGAAAAGTTTCAGCCAGTCTGGAGCGCTGAAGATCCACAGGCGGATTCACACGGGTGAAAAGCCATATTCATGTGGCTTCTGTGGCAGAGGTTTCCCCCATCTGGCAGGGGTGCGTGCCCACCAGAGGACGCACACAGGAGAGAAGCCCTACCGCTGCAACCAGTGTGGCAAGTGTTTCACCCAGTCCGGAGCGCTAAAGATCCACACTcgcatccacactggagagagaccctTTATCTGCAGCATCTGTGGCAAGGGCTTTTCCAACCGCTCCGGGATCCGTTTCCACTACCGCACAGTCCACGGGCTGGCTCCTGAGGTCACAGGGGAGACTGGAGGCGTGTACCGAGGACCCACAGGTCGTGCTTGTCAGCCCGGGCGCCCCAGAACGACACCTCCAACCGGCGCTGCGTTAAATGCACCCAACAGTCCAGGTATCGACTCACACGCAGTTCTGAATACTCGGGATTCCTCAGATTTAATTGCTTCTCATCCCACCTCTACACCAATCAGTGGGAACGAGGGCAAATCTCAGCCAGAAGGAGCAAGAGAGGGGCTGCCGTATGCATGCGAAGACTGCGGCCTGCGCTTTAAAGACGCACTGTCCAGGAACAGACACCAGTCTCTGGTGCATTACTCCCACGagggaagagaggaggaggggcagAGGGAAGAGTTCAGCACAGATGCTGAAAGTGAAAGAGAGTAA
- the si:ch211-79k12.2 gene encoding uncharacterized protein si:ch211-79k12.2 isoform X1, translating to MQPLHSCFVYLLQHGQCSWMEMHQFLGDLITSGNSSKNPPDVFNAAWGVAGGGAADGALAFKATSLEPLRPVQEKMGAGASQRARETRDRREALDLHHACTCPGCPFSSLPPSFETLTSRQPLSLPPHSETISHPKDLSIAGPVSLSMCLPESTLPSSTTTTTSELETGLPSRSQNEDVDRGTQSQNQNSDVPPSRASLSHLSMFPHLCCHPGLQTCTQTLGRQEGTDSPFSHTHAHHHFHHHHCPLTSCLPCPQLAHSHSARLSGAFPCLSCPHSFHACNQVCHRQHRQAQQQEERVRTSTTLLSSLHPCMHCSASFSRPSQLLQHQRSEHAHKPAGFICTECGRAFNSHSNLRIHLNVHTGARPYSCSDCGKSFSQSGALKIHRRIHTGEKPYSCGFCGRGFPHLAGVRAHQRTHTGEKPYRCNQCGKCFTQSGALKIHTRIHTGERPFICSICGKGFSNRSGIRFHYRTVHGLAPEVTGETGGVYRGPTGRACQPGRPRTTPPTGAALNAPNSPGIDSHAVLNTRDSSDLIASHPTSTPISGNEGKSQPEGAREGLPYACEDCGLRFKDALSRNRHQSLVHYSHEGREEEGQREEFSTDAESERE from the exons ATGCAGCCTCTGCACTCATGCTTTGTGTACCTTTTGCAGCATGGTCAGTGCTCCTGGATGGAGATGCATCAGTTCCTCGGTGACCTTATCACATCTGGAAACTCCTCAAAAAATCCGCCAGATGTGTTTAATGCAGCATGGGGCGTGGCAGGAGGTGGTGCTGCTGATGGTGCTCTTGCGTTCAAAGCTACATCGCTTGAGCCACTTAGACCTGTTCAGGAAAAGATGGGTGCAGGGGCATCACAGAGGGCGAGAGAGACCAGAGACCGGAGAGAAG CTTTAGATCTGCATCATGCCTGCACCTGCCCTGGCTGCCCTTTCTCCAGTCTCCCTCCTTCATTTGAGACCCTAACATCCAGACAGCCTCTGTCCTTGCCGCCACACTCAGAGACCATATCCCACCCAAAAGATCTCAGTATTGCTGGTCCAGTGAGCCTTAGCATGTGTTTACCAGAGTCCACCTTACCCAGCAGCACGACCACCACTACATCTGAGCTAGAGACGGGCCTGCCCAGCCGATCACAGAACGAGGATGTAGACAGAGGGACTCAGAGCCAGAACCAAAACTCTGATGTGCCTCCTTCAAGAGCGTCTTTGTCCCATCTTTCTATGTTTCCCCACTTGTGTTGTCACCCCGGCCTGCAAACCTGTACCCAGACACTAGGCCGCCAGGAGGGCACAGACTCCCCGTTTTCTCACACCCATGCTCACCATCACTTTCACCACCACCACTGCCCTTTAACGTCCTGTTTACCCTGCCCCCAGCTCGCCCACTCGCACTCTGCTCGGCTCTCTGGCGCGTTTCCATGCTTGTCTTGCCCTCACTCCTTTCATGCCTGTAATCAGGTGTGCCACCGTCAGCACAGGCAAgcacagcagcaggaggagaggGTTAGGACTTCTACAACCTTGCTGTCGTCACTGCATCCCTGCATGCACTGCTCCGCCTCATTTTCTAGACCGTCCCAGCTGCTACAACACCAGCGCTCCGAGCACGCTCACAAACCAGCCGGGTTCATTTGCACAGAGTGCGGCAGGGCCTTCAATTCACACAGCAACCTCCGCATACACCTCAATGTGCACACTGGTGCACGGCCCTACTCATGCTCCGACTGTGGGAAAAGTTTCAGCCAGTCTGGAGCGCTGAAGATCCACAGGCGGATTCACACGGGTGAAAAGCCATATTCATGTGGCTTCTGTGGCAGAGGTTTCCCCCATCTGGCAGGGGTGCGTGCCCACCAGAGGACGCACACAGGAGAGAAGCCCTACCGCTGCAACCAGTGTGGCAAGTGTTTCACCCAGTCCGGAGCGCTAAAGATCCACACTcgcatccacactggagagagaccctTTATCTGCAGCATCTGTGGCAAGGGCTTTTCCAACCGCTCCGGGATCCGTTTCCACTACCGCACAGTCCACGGGCTGGCTCCTGAGGTCACAGGGGAGACTGGAGGCGTGTACCGAGGACCCACAGGTCGTGCTTGTCAGCCCGGGCGCCCCAGAACGACACCTCCAACCGGCGCTGCGTTAAATGCACCCAACAGTCCAGGTATCGACTCACACGCAGTTCTGAATACTCGGGATTCCTCAGATTTAATTGCTTCTCATCCCACCTCTACACCAATCAGTGGGAACGAGGGCAAATCTCAGCCAGAAGGAGCAAGAGAGGGGCTGCCGTATGCATGCGAAGACTGCGGCCTGCGCTTTAAAGACGCACTGTCCAGGAACAGACACCAGTCTCTGGTGCATTACTCCCACGagggaagagaggaggaggggcagAGGGAAGAGTTCAGCACAGATGCTGAAAGTGAAAGAGAGTAA